A single genomic interval of Littorina saxatilis isolate snail1 linkage group LG17, US_GU_Lsax_2.0, whole genome shotgun sequence harbors:
- the LOC138953258 gene encoding uncharacterized protein: protein MSQSEESTRPKREVRYTEKYQLYKEEMDAKKGQNAKPPSATVTPKEDTFKDTYEAWKRGMQTIRQNLKHQLSDEELTNVIQTAENLRKCVLEAFTNITTPDHLTLRRMDCCSANTNNIVSLAQIRMSETDQLAWNQEEETARLRVMLDTEYAHSVYGSKTSGSGRSCSSSASLWSSQESIATKRAEALAKLAAQEVEMQTRQEIAAERARLDRLEAEQNIRATKAMIKAYDELGHPEARPTVRQGAHKDNVTTHNQTLVNDNRQPPCAHVSYSRLPPCEPSTFTGDPLQFVKWKRSFEGLIGHTHISYAEKLALLERYTAGEAYECIEGAFFRFDTEAYDDAWRTLNERYGHPSVILNAFRKKLNNWPKVGGREYNDLRRFSDFLVTVDNASPHIPGLKHLDDEEENKKLLQKLPDWIITKWGNVVAQHDTDGRSYPSFHCFTQFLASQAKVATRPVCSLQALKEDKGETKPSHPTKYRGPNRTAVSMATTTDQQVNHTQNTPDVDSQSTRKLCVFCKQTNHFLPNCQTFQARPAEERRTFVKEQRRCFRCLRTGHHAKDCKNHHTCKKCQGKHPTALHDDNFVNKKGDRTKDAAGTQATETTATTCKVSCNASSHSALTVPVWISTKQDPDKERLVYALIDSQSDTTFVERSVVDFLNPSSRETTRLKIETLRDDIQSGIVCDRVSDLRVRAYNSDTFVELPPAYSIDYIPLRQSTIPTCNTAKSWSHLQQIAHELPPLLNCDPGVLIGFNCSHAFLPRQYIVGGDSEPFAVRTDLGWGIVGKTSPTSQGSSSENVSVCNRVTTKELPVIKPKDACRILERDFEQDEKDGKPTSQEDELFMNILSANVARDSDGHLQMPLPFKKKPVLPNNYVLAAQRLEHLKKKLQRNTEYYNEYNEFMNDIIRRGDAEEAKETTGQEWYIPHHGVFHPQKKKLRVVFDCSAKFNNTCLNDHLLVGPNLINNLVGILSRFRQHSVAFTCDVEKMFHQFRVTEEHCDFLRFLWWKDGNLTDSPAVYRMKVHLFGAASSPGCANYGLKHLAKENQDKFTEGSHFIERDFYVDDGLSSQPTEEKAINLIKEAVAICSTGGLRLHKFASNSHKVMESIPMSERNGNMQTMDLNFHDLPLERTLGMQWSIDNDTLHFSFMPSERPCTRRGILAIVASLYDPLGLIAPYVLTGKQILQEVCHKGTKWDDPVPIELQSAWNTWKEDMDQLKLVSIPRCYYPANFGSITNVQLHHFSDASTTGYGMCTYLRLVNAEGQTHCSLVAAKARVAPKKIVSIPRLELAAAVVAAEVGHAIKQELSYTISEEFFWTDSRVVLGYINNEARRFHVFVANRVQKIRNLSDPSQWHYVPSEDNPADHASRGLRAAELMHSKWFSGPKFLWETKLSLPSATSSALKPEDPEVRTALTTQTTSCAVDLDDRLSRFSSWNVAARVMTRILRLNKSRDKSSTAELSVEEIHNAKLSIIRGVQSQFLAAEISCLSKKGSLPQTNKLHRTEPFLQDGILRVGGRLKKGSFSMGEKHPIILPKNSHVTRLVILHCHEKIKHQGRGMTLNEIRSQGFWVPGGSKQVAKVLSKCVVCRKLRSDAQGQQMADLPKERVEPSPPFTYVGMDCFGPMLVKNGRKEVKRYGLLFTCFCSRAVHLEMLDDMTTDSLINGIRCFIAIRGAAQKIFCDQGTNFVGADNELRSALKEMDEDELKQRLRDHQIQFVFNTPYASHAGGVWERQVQTVKSVLRATTALCPGRLDDSSLRTMLYESMAIVNCRPITAVHQGDPTSPEPLTPNHILTMKSSVPLPPPGKFMTEDLFLRKRWRRVQFLAQQFWSRWRKEYILALTQRQKWLHPKRNLKVGDVVLVKDQELPRNQWPLARVVAASPDDDGLVRHVTLNIAAKDLDKNGKRRSKLSVVERPVHKLILILESN, encoded by the coding sequence ATGAGTCAGTCAGAGGAGTCAACCAGACCAAAACGTGAAGTCAGATACACAGAAAAGTACCAACTATACAAAGAAGAAATGGACGCCAAGAAAGGTCAAAATGCTAAACCACCAAGTGCTACAGTCACACCAAAGGAAGACACTTTCAAAGACACTTATGAAGCATGGAAAAGGGGTATGCAAACCATACGTCAGAACCTAAAACACCAACTGTCTGATGAAGAGCTCACCAACGTAATACAGACAGCAGAAAATTTACGGAAGTGTGTTTTAGAAGCTTTCACGAACATTACAACTCCTGACCACTTGACACTAAGGAGAATGGACTGCTGCTCtgccaacaccaacaacattgTATCGCTAGCGCAAATACGCATGAGTGAAACAGATCAGCTTGCTTGgaaccaagaagaagaaacagcacGCCTGCGTGTCATGTTGGACACGGAATATGCCCATTCAGTCTATGGGTCTAAAACCTCTGGTTCTGGCAGAAGTTGTAGCAGCAGCGCTTCCTTGTGGTCATCACAAGAGAGTATTGCTACAAAACGAGCTGAGGCGTTGGCTAAGCTTGCAGCTCAGGAAGTCGAGATGCAGACACGGCAAGAAATTGCGGCAGAGAGAGCACGCCTAGACCGCTTGGAGGCAGAACAGAACATCAGGGCTACAAAGGCCATGATCAAAGCTTATGATGAGCTGGGGCACCCAGAAGCAAGACCCACCGTCCGTCAGGGAGCCCATAAGGATAACGTGACCACCCATAACCAGACTCTCGTCAACGACAACCGTCAGCCGCCTTGCGCTCACGTCAGTTACAGTCGCTTGCCACCATGTGAGCCGTCCACTTTCACTGGTGACCCACTTCAGTTCGTCAAGTGGAAGCGATCATTCGAGGGCTTGATTGGTCACACGCACATTTCATACGCAGAGAAGCTGGCCCTGCTTGAGCGCTACACCGCCGGAGAAGCGTATGAATGTATCGAGGGAGCATTCTTCAGGTTCGACACTGAAGCATACGACGACGCATGGAGAACGCTGAACGAACGCTATGGACATCCATCTGTAATACTGAACGCCTTCAGAAAGAAACTCAACAACTGGCCAAAGGTGGGAGGAAGAGAGTACAACGATCTGCGAAGATTTTCAGACTTTCTCGTCACCGTGGATAACGCCTCACCCCACATCCCGGGTCTCAAGCAtcttgatgatgaagaggaGAATAAGAAGCTGCTACAGAAGCTACCAGACTGGATCATCACAAAGTGGGGAAACGTGGTAGCACAACATGATACAGACGGCCGTAGTTACCCAAGCTTCCATTGTTTCACCCAGTTTCTCGCCTCACAGGCCAAAGTCGCGACTAGGCCAGTGTGCTCTCTACAAGCTCTAAAAGAGGACAAAGGAGAGACCAAACCATCACATCCTACCAAGTACAGAGGACCTAACCGTACAGCCGTAAGCATGGCAACGACTACAGATCAGCAGGtgaaccacacacaaaacactccAGATGTCGACTCACAATCTACTCGCAAGCTTTGTGTCTTTTGCAAACAGACCAACCATTTTCTACCAAACTGTCAAACCTTTCAAGCCAGGCCTGCTGAAGAACGAAGAACTTTCGTTAAGGAGCAGAGACGGTGTTTCAGGTGTTTGCGAACAGGTCACCATGCGAAAGACTGTAAAAATCATCACACCTGCAAGAAATGCCAAGGCAAACACCCCACAGCGCTCCATGACGATAATTTTGTCAACAAGAAAGGAGACCGCACCAAAGACGCTGCAGGTACGCAAGCCACAGAAACGACAGCAACAACCTGCAAGGTGTCATGCAACGCTTCCTCACACAGTGCGTTGACGGTTCCAGTGTGGATATCCACAAAGCAAGATCCTGACAAGGAAAGATTAGTCTACGCCCTCATAGACTCACAAAGCGACACAACCTTCGTTGAACGTTCAGTCGTAGACTTCTTGAATCCATCCTCCAGAGAAACCACGCGTCTCAAGATAGAGACACTCAGAGACGACATCCAGTCAGGGATTGTATGCGACAGAGTCTCGGACCTGCGTGTGCGAGCCTACAACAGTGACACTTTTGTTGAGCTACCACCTGCCTACTCCATTGATTACATTCCTTTGCGACAAAGCACCATACCCACTTGCAACACTGCAAAAAGCTGGAGCCATCTGCAGCAGATTGCGCATGAGTTACCTCCCCTACTCAACTGTGATCCTGGCGTTCTCATCGGGTTCAACTGTTCTCATGCGTTCCTGCCCAGACAATACATAGTCGGTGGTGACTCGGAGCCGTTTGCAGTGAGGACAGATCTAGGATGGGGCATCGTTGGGAAAACCTCGCCGACGTCACAAGGTTCTTCATCTGAGAACGTAAGCGTCTGCAATCGTGTCACAACCAAAGAACTCCCAGTCATCAAACCAAAGGACGCATGTCGTATATTGGAAAGAGACTTTGAGCAGGACGAAAAAGATGGCAAGCCCACTTCACAAGAAGATGAGTTGTTCATGAACATTCTCAGCGCAAACGTTGCAAGAGACAGTGACGGACACCTACAGATGCCGCTTCCCTTCAAGAAAAAACCTGTTCTTCCAAACAACTACGTACTGGCAGCCCAACGTTTGGAACACTTGAAGAAGAAGCTACAAAGAAACACAGAGTACTACAATGAGTACAACGAGTTCATGAACGACATCATAAGAAGAGGTGATGCAGAAGAAGCCAAAGAAACCACAGGCCAAGAATGGTATATACCACATCATGGTGTTTTCCATCCTCAGAAGAAGAAACTCAGAGTTGTCTTTGACTGTTCTGCAAAGTTCAACAACACGTGCCTCAACGACCATCTACTTGTCGGCCCAAACCTCATTAACAACTTGGTGGGCATCCTCAGTCGATTTCGACAGCACTCTGTCGCTTTCACCTGCGACGTGGAGAAAATGTTCCACCAGTTCCGAGTGACTGAAGAACACTGTGACTTCCTACGTTTCCTCTGGTGGAAAGACGGCAACCTCACAGACAGCCCCGCTGTGTACCGAATGAAGGTACATCTGTTCGGAGCTGCTTCCTCTCCAGGCTGCGCCAACTACGGACTCAAACATCTAGCCAAAGAAAACCAGGACAAGTTCACAGAAGGGTCTCACTTCATTGAAAGGGACTTCTATGTGGATGATGGGCTATCCAGCCAGCCGACAGAGGAGAAAGCCATTAACCTCATCAAAGAAGCGGTAGCAATCTGCTCCACAGGAGGCCTGAGACTCCACAAATTCGCATCCAACAGTCACAAGGTGATGGAGTCGATTCCAATGTCAGAACGCAACGGAAACATGCAAACGATGGACCTCAACTTCCATGATCTGCCGCTGGAACGAACTCTTGGAATGCAGTGGTCTATAGACAACGACACTCTCCATTTCTCCTTCATGCCCAGTGAACGGCCATGCACACGACGAGGCATCCTAGCCATTGTTGCCTCTTTGTATGATCCCTTGGGGCTGATCGCACCATACGTTCTGACGGGCAAACAGATTCTGCAAGAGGTTTGTCACAAAGGCACCAAATGGGACGATCCTGTGCCGATAGAACTGCAGTCAGCATGGAACACCTGGAAAGAAGACATGGATCAGCTGAAACTCGTTTCTATCCCAAGGTGTTACTACCCAGCCAACTTTGGTTCTATCACCAACGTCCAGCTTCATCACTTCTCAGATgccagcaccacaggctatggaATGTGCACCTACCTGAGACTGGTGAATGCTGAGGGTCAAACGCACTGTTCTCTTGTCGCTGCCAAGGCAAGAGTGGCTCCCAAGAAAATTGTGAGCATTCCTCGTCTCGAACTGGCAGCTGCCGTTGTGGCTGCAGAGGTTGGTCACGCCATCAAACAAGAACTCAGCTACACCATCAGTGAAGAATTCTTCTGGACAGACTCTCGTGTAGTGCTGGGCTACATCAATAACGAGGCAAGGAGGTTCCATGTTTTTGTTGCCAATCGAGTGCAGAAGATCAGAAACCTCTCGGACCCAAGTCAATGGCATTACGTCCCATCTGAAGACAATCCTGCAGATCACGCTTCAAGAGGTTTAAGAGCAGCTGAGCTGATGCACAGCAAATGGTTTTCCGGACCCAAGTTTCTGTGGGAAACTAAGCTCTCCCTACCCTCGGCTACGTCATCAGCTCTCAAGCCTGAAGACCCAGAAGTTCGCACTGCCTTGACAACCCAAACTACGTCCTGTGCAGTAGATTTGGATGACAGACTATCTCGTTTCTCAAGCTGGAATGTGGCAGCACGTGTGATGACAAGAATCTTGCGACTCAACAAGTCTCGCGACAAAAGCTCAACAGCAGAACTTTCTGTGGAGGAAATTCACAATGCCAAACTCTCCATCATCAGAGGTGTCCAGTCTCAGTTCTTGGCAGCAGAAATCTCATGTCTCTCCAAGAAGGGAAGTTTGCCTCAAACGAACAAGCTTCATCGCACCGAGCCATTCCTGCAAGACGGAATTCTTCGTGTTGGTGGGAGACTCAAGAAAGGTTCATTCTCCATGGGTGAAAAGCATCCCATCATTCTCCCCAAGAACTCTCACGTCACAAGACTCGTGATACTCCATTGTCACGAGAAAATCAAGCACCAAGGTAGAGGAATGACACTCAACGAAATCCGCTCCCaaggcttctgggtacctggagGCTCCAAGCAGGTTGCGAAGGTTCTCAGCAAGTGTGTCGTCTGCAGAAAGCTGCGAAGTGACGCCCAAGGTCAACAGATGGCTGATCTACCCAAAGAAAGAGTCGAACCATCCCCTCCCTTCACGTACGTGGGAATGGACTGCTTCGGCCCTATGTTGGTGAAGAACGGAAGAAAGGAAGTGAAGCGCTACGGTCTTCTCTTCACCTGTTTCTGCTCCAGAGCGGTTCATCTTGAAATGCTCGACGATATGACCACAGACTCGCTCATCAACGGCATTCGCTGCTTTATCGCAATCAGGGGTGCTGCGCAGAAGATTTTCTGTGACCAAGGTACCAACTTTGTGGGAGCAGACAATGAACTCAGGAGTGCATTGAAAGAAATGGATGAAGATGAACTCAAACAGCGGCTTAGAGACCACCAAATCCAGTTTGTCTTCAACACTCCATACGCAAGCCACGCAGGGGGTGTGTGGGAGAGACAAGTACAGACCGTGAAATCGGTGCTACGAGCCACGACTGCACTCTGCCCCGGACGACTTGACGACTCGTCTCTTCGTACAATGTTGTACGAATCCATGGCCATCGTGAACTGTCGACCCATCACTGCTGTTCATCAAGGTGACCCAACCTCACCAGAACCCCTCACTCCAAACCACATCCTCACCATGAAATCCAGTGTTCCCCTTCCCCCACCAGGCAAGTTCATGACAGAGGACTTGTTTCTGCGAAAGCGCTGGCGTCGCGTCCAGTTCCTGGCACAGCAGTTCTGGTCTAGATGGCGCAAGGAGTACATCTTGGCACTCACCCAACGACAGAAGTGGCTTCACCCCAAGAGGAACCTCAAGGTGGGAGACGTGGTTCTGGTGAAAGACCAAGAACT